The sequence GGCTGGGCGAGGTGGGCGTCGCCGAGCTGACTCTGGAGACCCTGTTGCCGATGGCGTACCAGGGGCTGGACCGCTTCGGTGTGCACCCGGCCGAGCGGGACCGGCTGCTCGGCGTCATCGAGGGGCGCTGCCGCACCGGGCGCAACGGGGCGACCTGGCAGACCGCCGCGGTCGCCGCGGCCGAGTGCCGGGGGCTGTCCCGCGCCGCCGCGCTGCGCGAGATGACCCGCCGCTATCTCGACCTGCAGCAGCTCAACGAGCCGGTGCACACCTGGCCCGGGTGACCGGCGTCAGTCCGGCGGGTTGATGCGTGCCACCGTGGGGTTGGCCGGCGGCGGGGTGATCGTGGAACGGGTGGCGGAGTCCTTGCGTGCCGCGGCGCGCTTGGCGGGGTTCCGGCCGCGGCGGGCGGCCGCGGCGATCTCCGGATCGGCAGCGACCGGGGGTGCTGCCGCCTCGGTGTCGCCGGTCCGGGGCGGTGCGCCGGAGCCGCCGCTCACGGCCGCCGTCGGTCCCCCCGTCCCCGGTGCCGCCGCCGGGTCGGCCTTCGCCGCCGCCGGACCCGCCTTCGCCGCGGCTGCCGGGTCCGCTTTCGGCGCCGGTGCCTTCGCTGCCGGTGTGCTCGCCGCCGGAGTCGTGGTTGCCGGTGCGCTCGGTGCCGGTGCCGCCGCTGCGGCCGGGTCCTGCGACGGCCCGGATGTCTCCGATGCCGGTGCGCCGGCCGCCGCCGGGCCGCCCGGCGGGGGCGCCGGTGCCGGACCGCCCGACCCGTGGCGGTCGCGTCGAGCCCGGGCCAGCGAGACGGTCAGGGCGGAGCCGGCCAGGCCGGCGAGAACGGCGTACGGGGCGATCAGGTACGCCGACGGCAACGCGCCCGCCGCCTCGGTGAGCAGCGGAGCCAGGGCCAGGAACGAGACGGCGACCAGCAGCGGGCCGACCGCGCCCGAGGTGGCGGCGCCGAGCCCGAGGTCGCCGCGGCGGGTGGCCGGCCACGCCAGCAGCAGGCCGATCACGAACGCGGCGACCAGGGTGAGGGCGGCGCTGGGCCAGTAGATGCCGCCGTACCGGATCGGGTTGTCCGCCTCGGCGAACTGCCAGCTGGTCAGGTACGTCGCCACGTCCCGGCCGGTGGCCAGCTCGGCGACCACGCCGGCGACGGCCAGCGCCCAGAGCCAGGCCGCGGTGCCCAGCAGGTTCGCCGCGGCCGGGCCGGAGGAGATCGCCCAGAACGCCACCACGACACCGGTGACCAGGCCGATCAGGGCGTAGCCGACGGCCACCAACTGCGGGGAGAGGGTGTCGGTCCGGACCGCCGAGCGGGCCGGCAGCGCGACCAGCGCGACCGAGACCAGCGCGCCCAGCGCCGCCGCGGCGGCCAGGGCGAAGCGCCGGAGAGCCTGCCAGCGCCCGGAACGGTCGGCGCGCAGCCGGCCGGCGAGCACCGCGCCGAGCACGGTCGCGCTGGCGGTGATCCAGGTCGCCCAGCCGAGGCTGCTCAGCCACGTGCTGTCCGAGGCGGTCACGGTGGCCGGCCAGGCGATGACGCCGAGGCCGTAGCCCAGACCCAGTTGCGCGGCGGCGGCGCCGGCGGCGATTCCGGCTGCCGCGCCGGCCTGTGCTGTCCAGCCCTTGTCGGCCATGCCGCGCACTGTACTGGCCGGCGCCGATGTCCGCGACAGGCGCATCCTGGCCGGACGCCCGATCGCGTTGCGTGCGCTGCGCCGCGGTCGGCCGCACGATTGGATACGTTGACGCTGGGACGATCGTGGGTGTGCCGGAGGGGGGCGAGATGCCGGACGAGCACGGGCCGGGCCGGGACGCCGATGCGACGCGGCCGGACGCGACGCGACCGATGCCGGCGGCGGACGACACCGTCGCCGACGAGACCGTGGTACGGGGGAATCAGCCATCCGGGCGTACCCGGCCGGGGGACGATCCGGTCGCCGCGACCCGGCCGATGGCGCCGGTCGGCGGCCGGGACCCGGATCCGCGTGACGCCGACGACGGCGCGTGGACCGGACGCGCCGCGGTCCGGCCACCCCGGCCGGAGGAGACCCGGTACGACCAGGACGCCTGGACGGCGGCCGGATCCCGGGAGGAGCCGTCCGGCCGCTGGTGGATGCCGATCGTGGTGGGTGTCGTGGGGCTGGTCCTGCTCGCCCTGCTCGGCTTCGGCATCTACCTGGTCGTGCAGAACTCCGGGTCCGATGTGGACGAGCCCTCGCCGACCCCGGCGCAGACGCGTACCGTCACGCGGACCACCGCCGGCACCCCACCGACCACCACGCCCACCACCGCGCCGACGGTGAGCACCGTGCCGACCACCGAGCCGACCGTCACCGAGGCGCTCGTGCCGGCGCTGCGCGGGATGCCGCTGGCCGACGCGCAGGCCGCGCTGGACCGTTCCGGCCTCGGATATCGGGTGATCTACCGGGCCGGCTACGCGGAACCGGGCACGGTGATCGACAGCGATCCGGCGGAGGGTCAGGCGGTTCCCCCGGACACCCGGGTCACCCTCGTCGTCGCGGCCGAGCGGGCCGGTGGCCCGGCCACGACGACGACGGCGCCGGCCGCCACCGCCGAGCCCGGCGAGGACTGAGGAGCCGCTCGCCGTCGGGTCGGCTCAGCGATGGGTGCGAGCCGATCGGGCGGGCGCCACGTTCGGGCGCGCGGCCGGCTGCCGGCCGTTGCGGGCCCGCGGGTCCGGGGCCTTGCCGACCGATCGCAAGCCGTTGATCTGCACGAAGATGGAGCGGCGTTCCACGGCGTCGCCGGCTGAGTTGAGCTCGTAACCGTCGAGCCAGACCCAGCCCTCGTACGTCGGCCAGTCGTGAACCCGGATGACCCGGAAGAGCATCGGTGATGCGAATTGAACGCTCGCCGCCTTCGTCACGTGGATGACATCACCGGACCGAGGAAGAAGCACGTCATCTCCTGCCCTGAGACTCGTTGCCTGATGGTTTTGCTGGATGGACTTGTGACACAGATGCACCAGTCTGCCCGGCTCATGCACCTTTGCAACCCTTTGACGATGCCAACCATCGAAGGATGTTGCAGAACGTCACCATCGCCGATCCCGCCACCCAGGTCTCGGGAGGAAGTCCAAGAGGGACCCCCGGTGGCTCGGCACCCCGTGTCGGACGTCGTTTTGGTGTGTTGCGTCGGACTTACCCGCATCACGCAAGAACGCTACGTGATGCAAGCCATACGGAAAGATTGCACCACCAGTGTCGTCGATGCAAGTTGCAGGTCCTCCTTCCGTGATCCTCCGTGATCACGGCGTGCTGCCGGATGAGGGCCGTACTTTCGCAGGTGAGACCGTTGTGCAGAAAAATCGCCGCATGATCCACAATGCTTAGAGCATTACGGACATTTTCTCCGAAACGCCGACAATCACTGTTTAATCGTGGCTGGCCTGCCGAGACTCAACTTGCCCGATGGGACTACCCCGAACGGAGAACCCCGATCGGGTCAACGCGTCCCGGCGCACCGGTCGTCGTTACTGGATGCGAGAACGGTCCCGTCGATCCCCGGCGCAGCTCGACGGAACCCGGACGGGACCGTCCGGACCGCCGGGGCCGGCACACCCTGACAGGAGAGCCATCGTGGAAATCGAGGTCAAAGGTCTTCGGGTCGACCTGAGCGACGCCCAGTGGTTCAAGAGCACCCGCAGCGGCGCGGACAGCGACAACTGCGTCGAGGTCGCCTTCGTCGGTGAGGCCATCGCGGTGCGGGACTCCAAGAGCCCGTCCGGCCCCGCCCTGATCTTCACCGCGGCCGAGTGGGACGCCTTCGTCGGCGGCGCCAAGGACGGCGAGTTCGACCTCTGAGGCGGCGGTCGATGTCCGCAGCCCATCGTGGCCGACGCGCTCGCCCGCGTCGGGCGTCGTCGGTGGGCATCTGCCGCGATTCACCGTCGCCAGGTGCGACGCGCCTCGTTGAACGTTCCAAGCGCTGACCGGACCGCGCCGACGGGCCGGGACGGATCTTCAACGAGGCAAGGCAGTGAGATGACCATTGGTTCGGACAACCTCAGCAACGGCCCGTCGACGGCACAGGACCGGTTCAGCGGGGGCGTGAGCGCGTACCGCCAGGGCCGACGGGAGGTGCTGAGCGGAGACCACGGCGACGGCGAATTCCTGTCCCGTGGCGGGACCGGTCTGCCGACCCGCTCCCCGGGGCGCTCCCACAGCATCGAGCCGACGAGCGCGCTGGACCGGGCGTCCGGTCTGCCCCCGCTGGAGCTGCAGGGGCTGACCGAGCCGGTGTTCGCCACACCGGCCTGGAGGGACAGCGCGCCGCCGGACACGTCGATGGCCGACCACCCGCTGCTGCGGGGTCTGCTGATGGAGTTGCCGGCGCGCGGCACGCTGCCGCAGTCGGAGTGGCTGGACCGGTGGTTCGAGGCGGCAAGGTCGATCCTGGAGCTTCTCTACGTCCAGGAGGCGAAGAAGCAGGCGCACTGACCGGGGCTCGCAGACCCGCGCCGGTCAGCGTGCCCCGCTCGCCCACCCCCTGCGCCGGTCAGCGAACCTTGGCTCGCACACCTGGGGCCGGTCAGCGAACCCCGGCCCGGATCCGCGCCCGGTCTAGCGGCGCCATCACCAGCGGGGCCAGGCGGCCGTGCCGCAGAGCGGCGCGGATGCCGATCACCGCGACCGCCACGGCCACCAGCGCGATTGCCGCCGCGGTGAAGCCGGAGCCGGCCGGCACGTCCAGGCCGGGCCGGTCCACCAGGCCCGCGGCCAGCGGCAGCCCGACCACCGCGGCCAATCCGGTGATCTGCAGCGGGGCGCTGATCAGCGGATGCGCCGCGGCGGCCCGCAGACCGGGCGGCACGGGCGCCAGCGGGGCGGTCGCGAAGGCGCCCGCGCCGTGGCGCACCCGGCTCAGTCTGCGTACCCCCGCGGTGAGCACGACCAGTGCCGGAACGGCCGGCAGCAGGGCCGCCGCCGGCGCCGCCGAGACGCCCGGCATCAGGCCGGCGACCACCGGCACCGCGGCGAACACGGCCGTGCCGGCGCCGACCAGGGCGGCGAGCAGCCGGGCGCGGCGGCGCATCAGGAGCGCGGTGCCGGCGCTCGGAAGGCCGTCGGCCAGCAGCCCGGCGGCGAGCCACAGCGCGGCGAGAAGGCCGATCAGAATCACGTCCACAGCGGTGTCCACATCGACAGCGTTCACCTGCCGCGCACGCGGCGAAACCGGGATATGCCCCCACCGGCGACCCGTAGGGGTCGGTTCGTGACGATGGGTGTCCGGGCGATCCCGGAGGGTTCCCGCTCCGGTGCCCTAAGTGGACAAACCGGTGTCCCGGAGTGTGACCTATCCCGCACTGTCGGCTGACGGATGGCGCTTCCGTCCCGAAAGATCATCCATGCCCGAAGGCGCGGATGACCGCAAAGTCACACCGCGAAGCCGCGCACCGGCTCGTTGGTCGCCGCGGCCGGAGTGGCCTTCCACAGCCCCGTCTTCTGTGCCAGGAGCCGGCTCAGGTAGGCCGGGTTCAGCAGGAGGTACCGCTTCCACAGGCGCTTGGGCTCCAGCCCCAGCCGCCACAGCCACTCCAGCGCGTACTTCTGCATCCACGCGGGCGGGTTCTTCAGCAGCCCGGCGTGGTAGTCGAACGCGGCGCCCACGGCCAGCAGCGGCATGTCCAGCAGCGGCCGCATCGCGTAGGTGAAGACCTCCTGCCGGGGGCAGCCGAGCCCGACCAGCACGAGGCGCGCGCCGGACGCCTTGATGCGCTCGGCGATGGCGACCTCCTCACCCGGTTGCGCCCCGCGGAACTTGGACGCCTCCACCCCGGCGATCTTCAGTGCCGGGAACATCTCCCGCAACGCCGGCACCAGGCGGTCCAGCGTCGGCTGGGTCGACCCGTACAGATAGATCGGCAGCCCCTCGGCGGCGGCCCGCTCGACCACCTTGAGGGTCAGCGTCGGCCCGTAGACGCGGTCGGCCAGCGCGGCTCCGTGCAGCAGGTTCAGCGCCCAGCGGACCGGCTGGCCGTCCGGTGTCACCAGATCGAAGGAGTTCAGCCGGGCCTCGTGCGCGCGGTCCTGCACCCCGGTCATGACCCCGTGCACGGCGAGCGCGGTGACCGCGTACGGCCGGCCCTCCCGGGCCGCCGCGATGATCCGCTCGGTGGCCGACGCGTAGTCCGTCGCGTCGACCAGCACCCCAAGCACGTTGCGCTTCCCCTGGTCAACCCCAGCAGGCACAGCGACCACGCTCACACCCCACGCTCAGACGGAAATCTCGACGTCGACAGGCGGGCGAGCATACCGCCGCGCCACCCTTCTGCCCGCGCTGACGTCACCGAATCCCGAACCTCGTCCGTAAAAGGGATCAAGCGGGCCCGTTCCCCCGCCGTCGTGACGTGCAGCACTTGCTCAACCACTTCCACAACCACCGTAACGTGGGGTTTCCGGAGGTGCGCTTGCGGGCAGAACCAGAAGAAGCCCCCGGCCCGCTTGCGCGGACCGGAGGCTCCCGGTTGCTCGTGGGGATGGGGGGAGTTGAACCCCCACGTCCTTTCGGACACACGGACCTGAACCGTGCGCGTCTGCCATTCCGCCACATCCCCATGTGACTTGGTCCCTGGAATCATATAACTGACCTCAGTGACCTCTGAAACCGGCCCCGCGGGCCTGTTTCTGGTTACTACCCGCGACAGACTACGCTGTCGCTCGTAGTTATCGAGAGCGGCACCAAGCAAGTACTAGTACTAGCTTGGTAGCAGTACTAGCGAGTTGATATCGCCCCGCGACGGAGGAAACACTAGCACGGCGTCGAGGGGCGTCATACGAGGGTCAGAAGTGCCGGCTGCTCTTGGGCCACGGATGCGCAAGCGGCCGCCGGATACCATCATGTCCTCGGAACCCGAGGAGGAGCCGGTGAGCGTGCTGCAGCGCTTTGAGAAGCGATTGGAAGGCCTTGTCGAGGGGGCCTTCGCGAAGGTCTTCAAGGGTGTCGTCCACCCTGTGGAGATCCTGAATGCCATGCAGCGGGAGGCCGAGGCGCACAAGGCCATCCTTGCCGGTGGCCGCACCCTCGTGCCCAACCGCTACGTGATCGACCTTTCGCCGTACGACCACGGCCGGCTGGCGCCGTACGCCGCCGCGCTGGCCCAGGAGCTGGCGCAGTCCCAGGCCGAGTTCATCGGCGAGCAGGCCTGGACGGTCTACGGCGACGTGATCGTCGAGATCGAGCGCGGCGACGGCCTGGACACCGGCATGTTCCGGGTCACCGCGGAGGTGTACACCGGTGGCGAGGTCGCCCCGGTGCAGCAGCCGGCCTACGACGCCGGCCCGCAGTACTCGCCGTACGACCAGCACGGTGGCGGCTACCCGCCGCACGGCGGCCACGGCGGCCCGCGCAGCGTCGGGCTGGTCTCCGGCGACGGCCGGACCTACCCGCTGCAGATGGGCTCGACCGTGATCGGCCGTGGCGACCAGGCGAACCTGCGCCTGCCGGACGTCGGCATCTCGCGCCGGCACGCGCGGCTGGACTACGACGGCAACCAGGTGGTGCTGACCGACCTCGGCTCGACGAACGGGACGATGGTCAACGGACAGCGGGTGTCCGCCGTGGCGCTGAACCCGGGCGACATGATCCAGCTCGGCACGACCACGCTGACCTTCCGAGTGGACGGCTAGCGGCCTTGCCCGAATTCGTCCTCACCGTTGCCCGGTTCGGCTTCCTGATCCTGCTGTGGATCTTCGTGTTCACGGTGGTCGGGGTGATCCGGCGGGACCTCTTCGCGGGCGCCCGGTCGAAGAGCATCGTCGCCAGCCCGCGGGGGGTGGGTGGCGCGGTGCTCCCGGGCCGGCCGGCGAAGGTGAAACGCGGTAAGGCGGCTCGGCAGCTCGTGGTGACCGCCGGTCAGCTCGCCGGCACCCGGATCACCCTCGGCGAGGCGCCGATCACGATCGGCCGCGCCGAGGATTCCACGCTGGTCATCACCGACGACTTCGCGTCGGCCCGGCACGCCCGGCTGGTGCCGCGGGACGGCCAGTGGTTCGTCGAGGACCTCGGCTCGACCAACGGCACCTACCTCGATCGCGGTAAGGTCTCCGGACCCACCCCCGTTCCCCTCGGCGTCCCGATCCGGATCGGACGCACTTCTCTCGAGTTACGGCCATGACCCTGACCCTGCGCTATGCCGCTCAGAGCGACCGCGGTCTGATCCGAGACCTCAACCAGGACTCCGTCTACGCCGGTCCACGGCTGCTTGCTGTCGCGGACGGCATGGGCGGCATGGCCGCCGGTGACGTCGCCTCCAACATCGTCATCGCCGCGATGGCGCCGCTCGACGACGACGTCCCCGGCGACGCCCTGGTCGACGCGCTGCGGCACGCCGTCGGCACCGCCAACCAGCAGCTGCGGGACACGGTCGACGCCAACCCGCAGCTGGAAGGGATGGGCACCACGCTGACCGCGGTGCTCTTCACCGGCAGCAAGTTCGGCATGGTGCACATCGGCGACTCGCGGGCCTACCTGCTCCGCAAGGGCGAGTTCGCGCAGATCACCAAGGACGACACGTACGTCCAGATGCTGGTCGACGAGGGCCGCGTCAGTCCGGAGGAGGCGAGCAGCCACCCGCAGCGGTCGCTGCTCACCCGGGCGCTGGACGGCCGGGACATCGACCCGGAGTACTCCGTGCGCCAGGTGCTCAAGGGCGACCGGTACCTGATCTGCAGCGACGGTCTGTCCGGTGTGGTCAGCGCCGAGACGATCGCCCAGACGATGCGGGAGATCGCCGACCCGAAGGCGTGCGTCGAGCGGCTGGTCCAGCTGGCGCTGCGCGGCGGCGGGCCGGACAACATCTCCGTGGTGATCGCCGACGCGACCGACGCGGACATCGTCGAGCAGGCGCCGATCGTCGGTGGTGCGGCGTCGCTCGACCGGGGCAACACCACCGTGGCGGACAGCTCGACACCGGCCTCCCGGGCGGCCGCGCTCAAGCAGTCGCCGCCGCGCCCGCCGGCCCAGCCGGAGACCGAGGGGTTCGACCGCGAGCCGGAACCGGCCGGACACCCGGTGCGGACCACCCTGCTGGTGCTGCTGCTGCTCGGGGTGCTGGGCGGTGGCCTCTGGGCGGGCTGGCAGTACACCCAGGACCAGTACTACGTCGGCGCGACCGAGGGCGGCCAGCTCGCCATCTTCCGCGGCGTACCGGGCCGGATCGCCGGCCTGGACCTGTCCTCGGTGAGCGAGACCAGCACGGTCCGCCTGGACGACCTGACCACGGTCGCCCAGGAGCGCGTCAAGGAGGGCATCCACGCCGACAGCCAGCTCGACGCGCGCACCATGCTGACCGAGCTGACCAGCGAAGAACCCTCCAACCCGAACCTGAAGCCGGTCTGCGCCGTGGCCAGTGCCACGCCGTCGGCTTCCACCCCGGTGCGTCCGGCGGCGACGTCCGCGCCGGCCACCGCGACCTCGGCTCCGGCCACCGCGCCGAGCGTTCAACCGTCCGAGAGCG is a genomic window of Actinoplanes teichomyceticus ATCC 31121 containing:
- a CDS encoding PASTA domain-containing protein — translated: MPEGGEMPDEHGPGRDADATRPDATRPMPAADDTVADETVVRGNQPSGRTRPGDDPVAATRPMAPVGGRDPDPRDADDGAWTGRAAVRPPRPEETRYDQDAWTAAGSREEPSGRWWMPIVVGVVGLVLLALLGFGIYLVVQNSGSDVDEPSPTPAQTRTVTRTTAGTPPTTTPTTAPTVSTVPTTEPTVTEALVPALRGMPLADAQAALDRSGLGYRVIYRAGYAEPGTVIDSDPAEGQAVPPDTRVTLVVAAERAGGPATTTTAPAATAEPGED
- a CDS encoding Hansenula MRAKII killer toxin-resistant protein 1, with amino-acid sequence MADKGWTAQAGAAAGIAAGAAAAQLGLGYGLGVIAWPATVTASDSTWLSSLGWATWITASATVLGAVLAGRLRADRSGRWQALRRFALAAAAALGALVSVALVALPARSAVRTDTLSPQLVAVGYALIGLVTGVVVAFWAISSGPAAANLLGTAAWLWALAVAGVVAELATGRDVATYLTSWQFAEADNPIRYGGIYWPSAALTLVAAFVIGLLLAWPATRRGDLGLGAATSGAVGPLLVAVSFLALAPLLTEAAGALPSAYLIAPYAVLAGLAGSALTVSLARARRDRHGSGGPAPAPPPGGPAAAGAPASETSGPSQDPAAAAAPAPSAPATTTPAASTPAAKAPAPKADPAAAAKAGPAAAKADPAAAPGTGGPTAAVSGGSGAPPRTGDTEAAAPPVAADPEIAAAARRGRNPAKRAAARKDSATRSTITPPPANPTVARINPPD
- a CDS encoding DUF397 domain-containing protein, giving the protein MEIEVKGLRVDLSDAQWFKSTRSGADSDNCVEVAFVGEAIAVRDSKSPSGPALIFTAAEWDAFVGGAKDGEFDL
- a CDS encoding FhaA domain-containing protein gives rise to the protein MSSEPEEEPVSVLQRFEKRLEGLVEGAFAKVFKGVVHPVEILNAMQREAEAHKAILAGGRTLVPNRYVIDLSPYDHGRLAPYAAALAQELAQSQAEFIGEQAWTVYGDVIVEIERGDGLDTGMFRVTAEVYTGGEVAPVQQPAYDAGPQYSPYDQHGGGYPPHGGHGGPRSVGLVSGDGRTYPLQMGSTVIGRGDQANLRLPDVGISRRHARLDYDGNQVVLTDLGSTNGTMVNGQRVSAVALNPGDMIQLGTTTLTFRVDG
- a CDS encoding PP2C family protein-serine/threonine phosphatase — translated: MTLTLRYAAQSDRGLIRDLNQDSVYAGPRLLAVADGMGGMAAGDVASNIVIAAMAPLDDDVPGDALVDALRHAVGTANQQLRDTVDANPQLEGMGTTLTAVLFTGSKFGMVHIGDSRAYLLRKGEFAQITKDDTYVQMLVDEGRVSPEEASSHPQRSLLTRALDGRDIDPEYSVRQVLKGDRYLICSDGLSGVVSAETIAQTMREIADPKACVERLVQLALRGGGPDNISVVIADATDADIVEQAPIVGGAASLDRGNTTVADSSTPASRAAALKQSPPRPPAQPETEGFDREPEPAGHPVRTTLLVLLLLGVLGGGLWAGWQYTQDQYYVGATEGGQLAIFRGVPGRIAGLDLSSVSETSTVRLDDLTTVAQERVKEGIHADSQLDARTMLTELTSEEPSNPNLKPVCAVASATPSASTPVRPAATSAPATATSAPATAPSVQPSESASSAADPVGCRTVD
- a CDS encoding WecB/TagA/CpsF family glycosyltransferase; amino-acid sequence: MPAGVDQGKRNVLGVLVDATDYASATERIIAAAREGRPYAVTALAVHGVMTGVQDRAHEARLNSFDLVTPDGQPVRWALNLLHGAALADRVYGPTLTLKVVERAAAEGLPIYLYGSTQPTLDRLVPALREMFPALKIAGVEASKFRGAQPGEEVAIAERIKASGARLVLVGLGCPRQEVFTYAMRPLLDMPLLAVGAAFDYHAGLLKNPPAWMQKYALEWLWRLGLEPKRLWKRYLLLNPAYLSRLLAQKTGLWKATPAAATNEPVRGFAV
- a CDS encoding FHA domain-containing protein FhaB/FipA, whose product is MPEFVLTVARFGFLILLWIFVFTVVGVIRRDLFAGARSKSIVASPRGVGGAVLPGRPAKVKRGKAARQLVVTAGQLAGTRITLGEAPITIGRAEDSTLVITDDFASARHARLVPRDGQWFVEDLGSTNGTYLDRGKVSGPTPVPLGVPIRIGRTSLELRP